A genomic segment from Triticum dicoccoides isolate Atlit2015 ecotype Zavitan chromosome 1A, WEW_v2.0, whole genome shotgun sequence encodes:
- the LOC119359458 gene encoding receptor-like cytoplasmic kinase 176 isoform X2: MGNCWGAKISSDSSSSSPSGTNSKYASRNGAALSSSSSYASAASVPRSEGEILESANVKAFSFNELRTATRNFRPDSVLGEGGFGSVFKGWIDEKTLTPTKPGTGMVIAVKKLNQESYQGHREWLAEVNYLGQLSHPNLVKLVGYCVEDEQRLLVYEFMPRGSLENHLFRSKCLAFYFLYSLGVILQFSKVSEHSGSTHFQPLSWNLRMKIAHGAAKGLAFLHSDKAKVIYRDFKTSNILLDANYDAKLSDFGLAKDGPTGDKSHVSTRVMGTYGYAAPEYLATGHLTTKSDVYSFGVVLLEMLSGRRAVDKNRPTGEHNLVEWARPYLTSKRRIFRVLDPRLGGQYSLTKAQKAASLALQCLSVDSRNRPSMEQVVVALEQLHDAKEGGNSPRPQLQRKPSSNRSLTGSRPSSTKGNNNRPASSRPV; encoded by the exons ATGGGGAACTGCTGGGGCGCCAAGATCAGCTCCgacagctcctcctcctccccttcag GGACAAATTCCAAGTATGCTAGTAGGAATGGGGCGGCCTTGAGCAGCTCCAGCAGCTATGCCTCCGCGGCGTCAGTGCCACGGAGCGAGGGTGAGATTCTGGAGTCAGCGAATGTCAAGGCCTTCTCTTTCAATGAGCTGAGGACCGCCACGAGAAACTTCCGGCCGGACAGTGTGCTAGGCGAGGGAGGGTTCGGGTCAGTCTTCAAGGGGTGGATCGATGAGAAGACCCTCACCCCAACCAAGCCTGGCACCGGGATGGTCATTGCTGTGAAGAAGCTTAATCAGGAAAGCTATCAGGGCCATAGGGAATGGCTG GCTGAAGTGAATTACCTTGGACAACTATCGCACCCGAATCTTGTAAAGCTCGTTGGGTACTGTGTTGAAGACGAACAGCGGCTTCTCGTCTACGAGTTCATGCCTCGTGGGAGTTTGGAGAATCATCTCTTTAGGAGTAAGTGCCTGGCCTTTTACTTTCTCTATTCGCTGGGTGTTATTCTACAGTTTTCTAAAGTGTCTGAACATTCAGGGAGTACACATTTCCAGCCGCTCTCCTGGAACCTTCGGATGAAAATTGCCCATGGAGCAGCTAAGGGGCTCGCGTTTCTCCACAGTGACAAGGCCAAAGTCATCTACCGTGATTTCAAAACCTCAAATATCCTCCTAGATGCA AACTACGACGCAAAGCTCTCAGATTTTGGCCTGGCGAAGGACGGACCGACCGGTGACAAGAGCCATGTGTCCACAAGGGTGATGGGGACATATGGGTATGCTGCACCAGAATACCTTGCAACAG GCCACCTGACCACGAAGAGCGACGTGTACAGCTTCGGCGTGGTCCTCCTGGAGATGCTGTCGGGGCGGCGCGCGGTGGACAAGAACCGGCCGACCGGCGAGCACAACCTGGTGGAGTGGGCGCGGCCGTACCTGACGAGCAAGCGGCGCATCTTCCGCGTCCTGGACCCCCGTCTGGGCGGGCAGTACTCCCTGACCAAGGCCCAGAAGGCGGCGTCGCTGGCGCTACAGTGCCTCTCAGTAGACTCGAGGAACAGGCCGAGCATGGAGCAGGTTGTCGTGGCGCTGGAGCAGCTCCACGACGCCAAGGAGGGAGGGAACAGCCCTCGCCCGCAGCTGCAGAGAAAGCCGAGCAGCAACCGGAGCCTGACCGGCTCGAGACCATCGTCGACCAAGGGGAACAACAACAGGCCCGCTTCGTCGAGACCGGTTTGA
- the LOC119359458 gene encoding receptor-like cytoplasmic kinase 176 isoform X4, producing the protein MGNCWGAKISSDSSSSSPSGTNSKYASRNGAALSSSSSYASAASVPRSEGEILESANVKAFSFNELRTATRNFRPDSVLGEGGFGSVFKGWIDEKTLTPTKPGTGMVIAVKKLNQESYQGHREWLAEVNYLGQLSHPNLVKLVGYCVEDEQRLLVYEFMPRGSLENHLFRRSTHFQPLSWNLRMKIAHGAAKGLAFLHSDKAKNYDAKLSDFGLAKDGPTGDKSHVSTRVMGTYGYAAPEYLATGHLTTKSDVYSFGVVLLEMLSGRRAVDKNRPTGEHNLVEWARPYLTSKRRIFRVLDPRLGGQYSLTKAQKAASLALQCLSVDSRNRPSMEQVVVALEQLHDAKEGGNSPRPQLQRKPSSNRSLTGSRPSSTKGNNNRPASSRPV; encoded by the exons ATGGGGAACTGCTGGGGCGCCAAGATCAGCTCCgacagctcctcctcctccccttcag GGACAAATTCCAAGTATGCTAGTAGGAATGGGGCGGCCTTGAGCAGCTCCAGCAGCTATGCCTCCGCGGCGTCAGTGCCACGGAGCGAGGGTGAGATTCTGGAGTCAGCGAATGTCAAGGCCTTCTCTTTCAATGAGCTGAGGACCGCCACGAGAAACTTCCGGCCGGACAGTGTGCTAGGCGAGGGAGGGTTCGGGTCAGTCTTCAAGGGGTGGATCGATGAGAAGACCCTCACCCCAACCAAGCCTGGCACCGGGATGGTCATTGCTGTGAAGAAGCTTAATCAGGAAAGCTATCAGGGCCATAGGGAATGGCTG GCTGAAGTGAATTACCTTGGACAACTATCGCACCCGAATCTTGTAAAGCTCGTTGGGTACTGTGTTGAAGACGAACAGCGGCTTCTCGTCTACGAGTTCATGCCTCGTGGGAGTTTGGAGAATCATCTCTTTAGGA GGAGTACACATTTCCAGCCGCTCTCCTGGAACCTTCGGATGAAAATTGCCCATGGAGCAGCTAAGGGGCTCGCGTTTCTCCACAGTGACAAGGCCAAA AACTACGACGCAAAGCTCTCAGATTTTGGCCTGGCGAAGGACGGACCGACCGGTGACAAGAGCCATGTGTCCACAAGGGTGATGGGGACATATGGGTATGCTGCACCAGAATACCTTGCAACAG GCCACCTGACCACGAAGAGCGACGTGTACAGCTTCGGCGTGGTCCTCCTGGAGATGCTGTCGGGGCGGCGCGCGGTGGACAAGAACCGGCCGACCGGCGAGCACAACCTGGTGGAGTGGGCGCGGCCGTACCTGACGAGCAAGCGGCGCATCTTCCGCGTCCTGGACCCCCGTCTGGGCGGGCAGTACTCCCTGACCAAGGCCCAGAAGGCGGCGTCGCTGGCGCTACAGTGCCTCTCAGTAGACTCGAGGAACAGGCCGAGCATGGAGCAGGTTGTCGTGGCGCTGGAGCAGCTCCACGACGCCAAGGAGGGAGGGAACAGCCCTCGCCCGCAGCTGCAGAGAAAGCCGAGCAGCAACCGGAGCCTGACCGGCTCGAGACCATCGTCGACCAAGGGGAACAACAACAGGCCCGCTTCGTCGAGACCGGTTTGA
- the LOC119359458 gene encoding receptor-like cytoplasmic kinase 176 isoform X3, with protein MGNCWGAKISSDSSSSSPSGTNSKYASRNGAALSSSSSYASAASVPRSEGEILESANVKAFSFNELRTATRNFRPDSVLGEGGFGSVFKGWIDEKTLTPTKPGTGMVIAVKKLNQESYQGHREWLAEVNYLGQLSHPNLVKLVGYCVEDEQRLLVYEFMPRGSLENHLFRRSTHFQPLSWNLRMKIAHGAAKGLAFLHSDKAKVIYRDFKTSNILLDANYDAKLSDFGLAKDGPTGDKSHVSTRVMGTYGYAAPEYLATGHLTTKSDVYSFGVVLLEMLSGRRAVDKNRPTGEHNLVEWARPYLTSKRRIFRVLDPRLGGQYSLTKAQKAASLALQCLSVDSRNRPSMEQVVVALEQLHDAKEGGNSPRPQLQRKPSSNRSLTGSRPSSTKGNNNRPASSRPV; from the exons ATGGGGAACTGCTGGGGCGCCAAGATCAGCTCCgacagctcctcctcctccccttcag GGACAAATTCCAAGTATGCTAGTAGGAATGGGGCGGCCTTGAGCAGCTCCAGCAGCTATGCCTCCGCGGCGTCAGTGCCACGGAGCGAGGGTGAGATTCTGGAGTCAGCGAATGTCAAGGCCTTCTCTTTCAATGAGCTGAGGACCGCCACGAGAAACTTCCGGCCGGACAGTGTGCTAGGCGAGGGAGGGTTCGGGTCAGTCTTCAAGGGGTGGATCGATGAGAAGACCCTCACCCCAACCAAGCCTGGCACCGGGATGGTCATTGCTGTGAAGAAGCTTAATCAGGAAAGCTATCAGGGCCATAGGGAATGGCTG GCTGAAGTGAATTACCTTGGACAACTATCGCACCCGAATCTTGTAAAGCTCGTTGGGTACTGTGTTGAAGACGAACAGCGGCTTCTCGTCTACGAGTTCATGCCTCGTGGGAGTTTGGAGAATCATCTCTTTAGGA GGAGTACACATTTCCAGCCGCTCTCCTGGAACCTTCGGATGAAAATTGCCCATGGAGCAGCTAAGGGGCTCGCGTTTCTCCACAGTGACAAGGCCAAAGTCATCTACCGTGATTTCAAAACCTCAAATATCCTCCTAGATGCA AACTACGACGCAAAGCTCTCAGATTTTGGCCTGGCGAAGGACGGACCGACCGGTGACAAGAGCCATGTGTCCACAAGGGTGATGGGGACATATGGGTATGCTGCACCAGAATACCTTGCAACAG GCCACCTGACCACGAAGAGCGACGTGTACAGCTTCGGCGTGGTCCTCCTGGAGATGCTGTCGGGGCGGCGCGCGGTGGACAAGAACCGGCCGACCGGCGAGCACAACCTGGTGGAGTGGGCGCGGCCGTACCTGACGAGCAAGCGGCGCATCTTCCGCGTCCTGGACCCCCGTCTGGGCGGGCAGTACTCCCTGACCAAGGCCCAGAAGGCGGCGTCGCTGGCGCTACAGTGCCTCTCAGTAGACTCGAGGAACAGGCCGAGCATGGAGCAGGTTGTCGTGGCGCTGGAGCAGCTCCACGACGCCAAGGAGGGAGGGAACAGCCCTCGCCCGCAGCTGCAGAGAAAGCCGAGCAGCAACCGGAGCCTGACCGGCTCGAGACCATCGTCGACCAAGGGGAACAACAACAGGCCCGCTTCGTCGAGACCGGTTTGA
- the LOC119359458 gene encoding receptor-like cytoplasmic kinase 176 isoform X1, with amino-acid sequence MGNCWGAKISSDSSSSSPSGTNSKYASRNGAALSSSSSYASAASVPRSEGEILESANVKAFSFNELRTATRNFRPDSVLGEGGFGSVFKGWIDEKTLTPTKPGTGMVIAVKKLNQESYQGHREWLAEVNYLGQLSHPNLVKLVGYCVEDEQRLLVYEFMPRGSLENHLFRRSTHFQPLSWNLRMKIAHGAAKGLAFLHSDKAKVIYRDFKTSNILLDAVYISTALKDLLLCVQKISLSVGLTVTQFLLQNYDAKLSDFGLAKDGPTGDKSHVSTRVMGTYGYAAPEYLATGHLTTKSDVYSFGVVLLEMLSGRRAVDKNRPTGEHNLVEWARPYLTSKRRIFRVLDPRLGGQYSLTKAQKAASLALQCLSVDSRNRPSMEQVVVALEQLHDAKEGGNSPRPQLQRKPSSNRSLTGSRPSSTKGNNNRPASSRPV; translated from the exons ATGGGGAACTGCTGGGGCGCCAAGATCAGCTCCgacagctcctcctcctccccttcag GGACAAATTCCAAGTATGCTAGTAGGAATGGGGCGGCCTTGAGCAGCTCCAGCAGCTATGCCTCCGCGGCGTCAGTGCCACGGAGCGAGGGTGAGATTCTGGAGTCAGCGAATGTCAAGGCCTTCTCTTTCAATGAGCTGAGGACCGCCACGAGAAACTTCCGGCCGGACAGTGTGCTAGGCGAGGGAGGGTTCGGGTCAGTCTTCAAGGGGTGGATCGATGAGAAGACCCTCACCCCAACCAAGCCTGGCACCGGGATGGTCATTGCTGTGAAGAAGCTTAATCAGGAAAGCTATCAGGGCCATAGGGAATGGCTG GCTGAAGTGAATTACCTTGGACAACTATCGCACCCGAATCTTGTAAAGCTCGTTGGGTACTGTGTTGAAGACGAACAGCGGCTTCTCGTCTACGAGTTCATGCCTCGTGGGAGTTTGGAGAATCATCTCTTTAGGA GGAGTACACATTTCCAGCCGCTCTCCTGGAACCTTCGGATGAAAATTGCCCATGGAGCAGCTAAGGGGCTCGCGTTTCTCCACAGTGACAAGGCCAAAGTCATCTACCGTGATTTCAAAACCTCAAATATCCTCCTAGATGCAGTATATATATCCACAGCCTTGAAGGATCTTTTACTTTGTGTCCAAAAAATATCTCTATCAGTCGGTCTGACAGTCACGCAATTTCTTCTTCAGAACTACGACGCAAAGCTCTCAGATTTTGGCCTGGCGAAGGACGGACCGACCGGTGACAAGAGCCATGTGTCCACAAGGGTGATGGGGACATATGGGTATGCTGCACCAGAATACCTTGCAACAG GCCACCTGACCACGAAGAGCGACGTGTACAGCTTCGGCGTGGTCCTCCTGGAGATGCTGTCGGGGCGGCGCGCGGTGGACAAGAACCGGCCGACCGGCGAGCACAACCTGGTGGAGTGGGCGCGGCCGTACCTGACGAGCAAGCGGCGCATCTTCCGCGTCCTGGACCCCCGTCTGGGCGGGCAGTACTCCCTGACCAAGGCCCAGAAGGCGGCGTCGCTGGCGCTACAGTGCCTCTCAGTAGACTCGAGGAACAGGCCGAGCATGGAGCAGGTTGTCGTGGCGCTGGAGCAGCTCCACGACGCCAAGGAGGGAGGGAACAGCCCTCGCCCGCAGCTGCAGAGAAAGCCGAGCAGCAACCGGAGCCTGACCGGCTCGAGACCATCGTCGACCAAGGGGAACAACAACAGGCCCGCTTCGTCGAGACCGGTTTGA